The proteins below are encoded in one region of Ferruginibacter lapsinanis:
- a CDS encoding DUF3857 domain-containing protein yields MRNKFQALLMATLLTATAANAQVSDLYATTYTWPEKPTLHKMPANFKDASAVYLMDNRIFEYKFVDKNLFQFNHVYKLIKVADDKGIEMFNKIYILLYNNSEIDNIKARVITSTGKVIDVPAGKIKDVEEEGRRYKLFAMEGLDKGSEIEYSYIIKRNPSFFGSEIFQSKEVPYYQAKVEIVTPSHLKFEAKGFNGFTVLKDSTIGEQKIIPAYSENIPGLDDEKYGLRDHLLQRVDYKFSYNLSSNADVELYTWKEFAKKYYTNLTSFTDKEKKAVAKFVNAAAIPETASEEMTIKLLEDYFKTHINVDDKLVSEDADNIEKIIKTSNTNNDGSIRFFVAMLENKNIKYQVVFPSVRDELPLDEELENWNRVDETILYFPGTGKYLQPTSPTMRYPYIDAYWAGTRGLYLKGTTIGEMRTAVGKFDTIPIIPIEEHAHNMEVSAKMDATGDSLIIESKQILKGYGAQSYRPLWAYLAKDKQEEAVKDIIGSVAKSENITNIVTQNTNLTDIWDNKPLIISGTIHSADLLEKAGNKILFKIGDLIGPQEQMYQEKPRQLPAELQYPHVLDRKLSFEIPAGYTIKNLKDLNIDIQYKKDDIVTMGFTSSYKLNNNILEVDVKETYHEILYPISEFENFKKVINASADFNKIVLLLEKK; encoded by the coding sequence ATGAGAAATAAATTTCAAGCTCTTTTAATGGCCACGTTGCTAACTGCAACAGCTGCTAATGCCCAGGTAAGTGATCTATACGCCACTACTTACACCTGGCCCGAAAAACCTACACTGCATAAAATGCCGGCCAATTTCAAAGATGCAAGTGCTGTATACCTGATGGATAACAGAATATTTGAATACAAGTTTGTTGATAAGAATCTCTTTCAATTTAACCATGTATATAAACTGATAAAAGTTGCTGATGATAAAGGGATTGAAATGTTCAATAAGATATATATTCTATTGTACAACAATTCTGAAATCGATAATATAAAAGCAAGAGTTATTACCTCTACAGGAAAAGTGATTGATGTTCCCGCAGGTAAAATTAAAGATGTAGAAGAAGAAGGCAGACGATATAAATTATTTGCAATGGAAGGACTGGACAAAGGATCTGAAATTGAATACAGTTATATCATTAAAAGAAACCCAAGCTTTTTTGGAAGTGAAATATTTCAATCAAAAGAAGTTCCTTACTACCAGGCAAAGGTTGAGATCGTTACCCCTAGTCACTTAAAGTTTGAAGCCAAGGGGTTCAACGGCTTTACTGTATTAAAAGATAGTACCATCGGCGAACAAAAAATCATCCCTGCCTATTCAGAAAATATTCCGGGATTGGATGATGAAAAATACGGATTAAGAGATCACCTGTTACAACGGGTAGATTACAAATTCAGTTATAACCTTAGCAGCAATGCTGATGTGGAATTGTATACCTGGAAAGAGTTTGCTAAAAAGTATTATACTAATCTAACCAGCTTTACTGATAAAGAAAAGAAAGCCGTAGCAAAATTCGTTAACGCTGCTGCAATACCCGAAACGGCTTCGGAAGAAATGACGATTAAATTATTGGAGGATTATTTTAAAACTCATATTAATGTTGACGATAAGCTGGTGAGTGAAGATGCAGATAATATTGAAAAGATCATCAAAACAAGCAACACCAATAATGACGGCAGTATTCGTTTTTTTGTAGCAATGCTTGAAAATAAGAATATCAAATATCAAGTGGTGTTCCCTTCAGTAAGAGATGAGTTACCATTGGATGAAGAACTGGAAAACTGGAATCGTGTAGATGAAACCATCTTATATTTCCCGGGCACCGGAAAATATTTACAGCCTACTTCTCCAACAATGCGTTATCCTTATATAGATGCCTATTGGGCAGGCACAAGAGGCTTGTATTTAAAAGGTACTACTATCGGCGAGATGAGAACAGCCGTTGGAAAATTCGATACTATTCCTATCATCCCTATTGAAGAACATGCACACAACATGGAAGTAAGTGCAAAAATGGATGCCACAGGTGATTCATTGATCATTGAAAGTAAACAAATATTAAAAGGTTACGGTGCTCAATCTTACCGACCACTATGGGCTTATTTGGCTAAAGACAAACAAGAAGAAGCTGTTAAAGACATTATCGGCAGCGTTGCTAAGAGTGAGAACATCACTAATATTGTTACACAAAATACCAATCTTACAGATATATGGGATAATAAACCCCTCATTATCAGTGGAACCATACATAGTGCCGATCTGTTGGAAAAAGCAGGCAATAAAATTCTCTTTAAAATTGGTGACCTGATTGGACCGCAAGAACAAATGTATCAGGAAAAACCTCGTCAGCTACCTGCAGAACTGCAATATCCGCATGTGCTGGACAGAAAACTGTCATTTGAAATACCTGCAGGTTATACCATTAAAAATTTGAAAGACCTGAACATCGATATTCAATATAAAAAAGATGATATTGTTACGATGGGCTTTACCAGCAGTTACAAATTAAACAACAATATATTAGAGGTTGATGTTAAAGAAACTTATCATGAAATCTTATATCCCATCAGCGAATTTGAAAATTTCAAAAAAGTGATCAATGCTTCTGCCGATTTTAATAAGATCGTATTGTTGCTTGAGAAGAAATAA
- a CDS encoding transglutaminase domain-containing protein has translation MTTNSLSKIFLFFLLACAVNTEAQTIEEMEKLFPGKMAIFSKVNKVVDISLRKGEPYAEDKEVSEMMMLDDKANGIYNKDRVYHSSFNELKKVEAYTLVPDGKEFKKQKVTEFKTQSSTSRGVFYDDVKETSFDYPSMLKGSIAHVESEYYNKDIRFLSPFYFSSFLPVYNATYTVTFPEDMDIKYIIKNDANKTITVTESKKGRKKKLEFTASNLNNDEYYGDGVSRGYYAKHVILYVENYKNDKGTIPVFSSIDELYKWNRKFLKDVNTQPDPNIQRIADSICINKKTEREKAQAIYLWVQNHIKYVAFEDGLEGFVPRQAADVCSKRYGDCKDMASLLTAMLNASGIQAHFTWIGTRSIPYTYSEVPLPITDNHMISSAKIDNEWIFFDATDPHCIFGMPSSAIQNKQALVSISPEKYELVTVPIVAAEKSYITDSSFLTFKNNTLTGFCSVDYVGYMGSDIYNNLIYNKGDDERVYVRRRMAKGSNKFIMKDYVLSLPDTANRVANIKSNFEIPDYVKSIGDEIYINLNLEKLFSGSPIDTAKRKVDIENEYLYTIRQVHLLDIPDGYVVSYVPKNISVSNDVIDFSIEYKQLPGKIMATQKMVSKKLYIQPSDFAVYNAALAKVSPAYKEQVVLKKK, from the coding sequence ATGACTACAAACTCATTGAGTAAGATTTTCCTGTTTTTTTTATTAGCCTGTGCAGTAAATACGGAAGCACAAACCATTGAGGAAATGGAAAAGCTCTTTCCGGGCAAAATGGCTATTTTTTCTAAAGTGAATAAAGTGGTAGACATTTCACTGAGGAAAGGAGAACCGTATGCTGAAGACAAAGAGGTATCTGAGATGATGATGCTGGATGACAAAGCTAATGGCATCTATAATAAAGATAGGGTTTACCATAGTAGTTTTAATGAGCTTAAAAAAGTAGAAGCTTATACACTTGTTCCCGATGGTAAAGAGTTTAAGAAACAAAAGGTAACTGAATTTAAAACGCAATCCTCCACCAGCAGAGGAGTATTTTACGACGATGTGAAAGAAACCTCTTTCGATTATCCGTCAATGCTTAAAGGAAGCATAGCTCATGTAGAAAGTGAATATTATAACAAGGACATACGTTTTTTATCCCCTTTTTACTTCAGCTCTTTTCTTCCGGTATACAATGCTACGTATACGGTTACTTTTCCGGAAGACATGGATATAAAGTACATTATAAAAAATGATGCTAACAAAACCATCACCGTAACAGAATCTAAAAAAGGCAGAAAGAAAAAACTGGAATTCACTGCCTCCAATCTTAATAACGATGAATATTACGGCGATGGCGTTTCTAGAGGATATTATGCCAAGCATGTAATTCTATACGTAGAAAACTACAAGAATGATAAAGGGACGATACCGGTATTTAGTTCAATAGATGAATTATATAAGTGGAATAGAAAATTTTTAAAAGATGTAAACACACAACCTGACCCCAACATACAAAGAATTGCAGACAGTATTTGCATCAACAAAAAAACAGAAAGAGAAAAAGCTCAGGCAATTTATTTATGGGTACAAAATCATATTAAATATGTGGCTTTTGAAGATGGGCTCGAAGGGTTTGTTCCAAGACAGGCGGCTGATGTTTGTAGCAAAAGATATGGCGACTGTAAAGACATGGCAAGTCTGCTTACCGCCATGCTTAATGCCAGTGGCATACAGGCGCATTTTACCTGGATAGGCACAAGGTCAATCCCATATACTTACAGCGAAGTTCCTTTGCCCATCACAGACAACCATATGATCAGTTCTGCAAAGATCGATAATGAATGGATATTTTTTGATGCCACAGACCCTCATTGTATTTTCGGCATGCCCAGCAGTGCCATTCAAAATAAACAAGCACTGGTAAGCATCTCCCCTGAAAAATACGAATTGGTAACTGTACCGATAGTAGCTGCCGAAAAAAGTTATATCACCGACAGTTCTTTTTTAACGTTTAAAAACAATACGCTTACGGGCTTTTGTTCTGTAGACTATGTTGGCTATATGGGATCAGACATTTACAATAACCTTATTTATAATAAAGGAGATGATGAACGAGTGTATGTAAGAAGAAGAATGGCAAAAGGAAGCAACAAGTTTATCATGAAAGATTATGTTCTGAGTTTGCCCGACACTGCTAACAGAGTAGCAAATATCAAATCTAATTTCGAGATACCTGATTATGTAAAATCAATCGGTGATGAGATCTATATCAACCTGAATCTGGAAAAATTATTCAGCGGCTCTCCTATCGACACCGCCAAACGGAAAGTAGATATTGAAAATGAATATCTCTACACTATTCGTCAGGTGCATTTATTGGATATTCCAGATGGATATGTAGTTAGTTATGTTCCCAAAAATATATCTGTATCCAATGATGTAATAGATTTTTCTATTGAATACAAACAATTGCCTGGTAAAATAATGGCCACACAAAAAATGGTCTCTAAAAAATTATATATTCAACCATCTGATTTTGCTGTGTATAATGCAGCACTGGCAAAGGTCTCTCCTGCCTATAAAGAACAAGTAGTTTTAAAGAAGAAATAA
- a CDS encoding T9SS type B sorting domain-containing protein, translated as MKNIFFLLALTINFCNGQTVSIGGIINQYTPIRDILSCDNAITVEDASTFKIGDTVLMIQMKGAAIDSSNSASFGMVTDYKNAGNYSFNYIFKITNNIINLKNKIPNERFNIPEGKVQLIKVPFYNSAVVTSTLTCLPWDGNKGGVLVFNVKNNLQLNADINVSGKGFNGGSISNNPDGNCGTGSPDFYYPLIQSGSTWQSGGAEKGEGIALVSPEKMAGKGAIGNGGGGGNKQNTGGGGGSGYGNGGIGGNEWEGCAISGNGGIGGKSLSTADYPRKIFLGGGGGCGDANNKVGTPGANGGGIIIIKAASITANGKFISANGNNQLLDATGIADGAGGGGGGGSILLFTPSLIGGFTIQANGGDGGNQNPTTDCVGPGGGGGGGFIAVQQSSLPPNVSFSVTKGNAGLIKNPALSCFNTSYGATDGADGLVITDLSPIIDSPFFQKDIDLVTITPTQTKCNSFDFAGSAHTNYNKIEEWTWTFGDGGFAGTQNTSHTYPKPGTYNVQLVVNNGICGASTNITVSTLDTAKIEATKSNDIDCALKTASLAASGGIDYIWSPATGLNDSTIATPVTSVQHTQQYILQGKDPATGCFGFDTIIVKADFGILYPLFIPNAFTPNGDGMNDCYRIIYDGPITKLNFSIYNRWGERVFYTTNIKDCWNGVYKNRDADEANYVYYIKVINDCREIVEYGNLVLIR; from the coding sequence ATGAAAAACATTTTTTTCCTTCTCGCCCTTACCATAAATTTTTGCAACGGGCAGACTGTTTCTATAGGTGGCATCATCAACCAATATACTCCGATACGAGATATTCTTTCATGCGACAATGCCATTACTGTTGAAGATGCATCAACTTTTAAAATTGGTGATACCGTTTTAATGATACAAATGAAAGGAGCGGCTATTGATTCATCCAACAGCGCTTCTTTTGGTATGGTTACAGATTATAAAAATGCCGGAAATTACAGCTTCAACTATATTTTTAAGATCACAAATAATATCATCAACCTTAAAAATAAGATACCTAATGAAAGATTTAATATTCCCGAGGGCAAGGTCCAATTAATAAAAGTCCCATTTTATAATAGTGCTGTTGTAACAAGCACACTCACTTGTTTGCCCTGGGATGGAAACAAGGGCGGGGTATTGGTTTTTAATGTAAAAAACAACCTGCAATTGAATGCTGATATTAATGTAAGCGGAAAAGGATTCAATGGCGGGTCTATCAGTAATAACCCTGATGGTAATTGCGGTACGGGTTCCCCTGATTTTTACTATCCGCTTATTCAATCCGGCAGTACGTGGCAGAGTGGCGGAGCCGAAAAAGGAGAAGGAATTGCATTGGTAAGTCCTGAAAAAATGGCCGGCAAAGGAGCTATAGGAAATGGTGGCGGAGGTGGCAATAAACAAAATACCGGTGGCGGTGGCGGATCGGGATATGGTAATGGAGGGATTGGAGGCAACGAATGGGAAGGATGCGCCATTTCAGGTAATGGAGGGATTGGTGGTAAAAGCTTATCTACGGCCGACTATCCCCGTAAAATATTTCTAGGTGGTGGTGGTGGTTGCGGAGATGCCAATAATAAAGTAGGCACACCTGGTGCAAACGGTGGAGGTATCATCATTATAAAAGCGGCTAGCATAACGGCTAACGGAAAATTTATCAGTGCTAATGGCAATAATCAATTACTTGATGCAACAGGTATTGCTGATGGTGCCGGTGGCGGTGGTGGTGGTGGAAGCATATTACTATTTACTCCATCACTAATTGGAGGCTTTACCATACAAGCTAATGGAGGAGATGGAGGAAATCAAAACCCGACGACTGACTGTGTTGGGCCAGGCGGTGGTGGTGGTGGTGGATTTATAGCGGTGCAACAAAGTAGTTTACCCCCGAACGTTAGTTTCTCTGTAACAAAGGGAAATGCCGGTTTGATAAAAAATCCTGCACTTTCTTGTTTTAATACGTCTTATGGAGCCACTGATGGCGCAGATGGATTAGTCATTACTGATCTTTCACCTATAATTGACAGCCCATTCTTCCAAAAAGACATTGACCTGGTGACGATAACTCCTACTCAAACTAAGTGTAACAGCTTCGATTTTGCCGGTTCTGCTCATACCAATTATAACAAAATAGAAGAATGGACCTGGACATTTGGCGACGGTGGTTTTGCAGGAACACAAAATACTTCACATACTTATCCCAAGCCCGGAACTTATAATGTACAATTGGTAGTTAATAATGGCATTTGCGGAGCATCCACAAATATTACTGTATCAACACTTGATACAGCAAAAATAGAAGCGACTAAATCAAACGATATTGATTGTGCATTAAAAACTGCTAGTCTTGCGGCAAGTGGAGGGATTGATTATATCTGGTCTCCGGCTACAGGACTAAATGATTCCACTATCGCAACGCCGGTTACCTCTGTTCAACATACTCAACAATATATATTACAGGGAAAAGATCCCGCCACCGGATGTTTTGGATTTGACACTATAATCGTAAAAGCCGATTTTGGTATACTCTACCCCTTATTTATCCCTAATGCTTTTACACCAAATGGAGATGGAATGAATGATTGCTATCGAATTATATACGATGGACCAATCACCAAGCTGAACTTTTCAATTTATAATCGTTGGGGTGAAAGAGTCTTTTACACCACCAACATAAAAGACTGCTGGAATGGTGTATACAAAAACAGGGATGCTGATGAAGCAAACTACGTTTATTACATTAAAGTAATCAACGATTGCAGAGAAATAGTAGAATACGGTAACCTTGTGTTAATAAGATAG
- a CDS encoding tetratricopeptide repeat protein, with amino-acid sequence MRTLLTSIVIFIITAQSSYAQRELNNPLINSGQIIEKGVDLHDKGKYKEAITEYLKVPLSDTNYSRVLHELILSYYNDSNFVAAEKYANYGMEHFPENSTDWLALLADVYDDTKRSTEALKAYDTILAQKPYDYLTHFNKGVSLFRVERYDDAAACFQRCVTINPYYTSGHYFLGKISLLKGNLVPAIMSFTTNLLISPGNRYQRNSISMLTSIAEVNTDVTALLQKYKAGKTDDFDAIQDIITSKIALDKKYKLKADLEDPIVRQIQVLAEKLEYNANDKGFWMQYYVPMFKNLWDKKRFEASVFYMFSELDIKKVKDYVKKEKRDVEAMSTEVVEYLNKIRETQELQFTKRDDTKIRVYTQNYNIIGKGEYALNSKKESILVGPWEFYHKNGRLKSKGKFNSEGSREGEWRFYYDNGLLHEITIYRDNKAEGKSESWHDNGIRYELTNYKNDELDGEAKTFFYNGLPRKTVYYKEGKRDGLAKYYDTDGTLSSTIKYAEDKQEGDEITYHTNGKIKSKVNYTNDEPSGVYTEYYEDGKLKTTGQYENGNKTGVWKSLYKNGQTDYIENYVKGQNDGDYTSYYENGKIRTKSFYKKGEVDGKKEDYDDDGILYCETIMERGRLKDIKFFDKKGQVISNTTSRKGNANISFYLPDGSKSEDGYFNKDGTQEGKATYYYKNGKTSVEANYNDGLLEGKRTAYFSNGTLSQEGNYKNDKADGYFVNYYSNGNVSNEGWYVDGDAQGTFLYYDLLGNRTSKLYYLDDKTHGVSEYYHPNGKPDYTEYYDNAWFKKLVQFDTTGKIISSAELNKGESKVIFKHFNGKTYIECYYKNYKLNGQYKIINGDGTIRSIFYYKNGERDSIYKAWYPNGKLQTEGNYVNGEKSGEWKYYWRNGQLSETEIYDNGKLNGLDIQYNEDGSVEKEMNFKKGDLQGEYRIYGDAKQLAAVLYYKDDELLGYSYEDKNGSLVPMIAVPRGSGQVTAYYKNGTKSLEMRFNESLVDGDRNLYYSNGKARIISKRSIGWDNGPKKLFYPSGKIMKEENYVYGNLHGNSKYYNENGTLIYDINYYNGDLHGSCKYYENGKLTENLVYFYGMLEEKK; translated from the coding sequence ATGCGAACACTCCTAACGTCTATCGTAATTTTTATAATTACGGCGCAAAGTTCTTATGCCCAACGAGAACTCAACAATCCTTTGATCAATAGCGGACAAATTATTGAAAAGGGTGTTGATCTTCATGATAAAGGCAAATACAAAGAAGCCATTACAGAATATTTAAAAGTACCTCTGAGTGACACCAATTACTCCAGGGTTTTACATGAACTGATCTTGAGTTACTATAACGATAGCAATTTTGTTGCCGCAGAAAAGTATGCCAATTATGGAATGGAGCATTTTCCTGAAAACAGTACGGATTGGTTAGCATTACTAGCAGATGTGTATGATGATACTAAAAGATCTACAGAAGCATTAAAAGCATATGATACTATTCTTGCGCAAAAACCATATGACTACCTGACACATTTTAATAAAGGCGTTAGTTTGTTCAGGGTAGAAAGATATGATGATGCAGCGGCATGTTTCCAAAGATGTGTAACAATTAATCCTTATTACACTTCAGGACATTATTTTTTAGGTAAGATATCTTTACTTAAAGGAAATCTTGTTCCGGCAATTATGAGTTTTACTACCAACCTCCTTATTTCTCCGGGCAACAGATATCAACGTAATTCTATCTCTATGTTAACTTCTATTGCTGAAGTAAATACAGATGTTACTGCTCTCCTGCAAAAATATAAGGCAGGTAAGACAGATGATTTTGATGCAATACAGGATATTATTACCAGTAAGATCGCTCTTGATAAAAAATACAAATTGAAAGCTGATCTGGAAGACCCTATTGTTAGGCAGATCCAGGTATTGGCAGAAAAGCTTGAGTACAATGCAAATGACAAAGGATTTTGGATGCAGTACTATGTACCAATGTTTAAAAATTTATGGGATAAGAAAAGATTTGAAGCATCGGTGTTTTATATGTTCAGCGAACTGGATATAAAAAAAGTAAAAGATTATGTGAAAAAAGAAAAGAGAGATGTAGAGGCAATGAGTACTGAAGTTGTTGAGTACCTTAATAAAATTCGTGAAACCCAGGAGTTACAATTTACAAAAAGAGACGACACCAAGATCAGAGTATACACCCAAAACTATAATATCATAGGCAAGGGCGAATATGCATTGAATTCAAAAAAAGAAAGCATTCTTGTTGGCCCATGGGAATTCTATCACAAAAATGGCCGACTTAAATCAAAAGGAAAATTCAACAGTGAAGGAAGTCGTGAAGGTGAATGGCGTTTTTATTATGACAATGGTTTATTGCACGAAATTACTATTTACAGAGATAACAAAGCTGAAGGGAAGAGCGAATCATGGCACGATAACGGGATCAGATATGAACTGACCAATTATAAAAATGATGAATTGGACGGAGAAGCCAAAACATTTTTCTATAACGGGCTTCCTCGTAAAACAGTATATTATAAAGAAGGCAAAAGAGATGGATTGGCAAAATACTATGATACCGATGGCACTTTAAGTTCTACTATTAAATATGCTGAAGATAAACAAGAAGGTGATGAAATAACATATCACACAAACGGCAAGATCAAATCAAAAGTTAATTATACGAATGATGAACCTAGTGGTGTTTATACTGAATATTATGAAGATGGCAAACTAAAAACCACTGGCCAATATGAAAATGGAAACAAAACTGGTGTATGGAAATCTTTGTATAAAAACGGACAAACCGATTATATAGAAAACTATGTAAAAGGGCAAAATGATGGCGATTACACATCTTATTATGAAAACGGGAAAATAAGAACGAAGAGTTTTTACAAAAAAGGTGAAGTAGATGGCAAAAAAGAAGATTACGATGATGACGGAATTCTTTACTGTGAAACCATTATGGAAAGAGGCCGTTTAAAAGACATTAAATTTTTTGACAAAAAAGGTCAGGTGATCAGTAATACCACCAGTAGAAAAGGTAATGCTAATATATCATTCTACTTACCAGATGGCAGCAAATCTGAAGATGGGTATTTTAATAAAGATGGCACTCAGGAAGGAAAAGCAACTTACTATTACAAGAATGGAAAAACTTCTGTAGAAGCAAACTATAATGACGGGTTATTAGAAGGAAAAAGAACTGCTTATTTCTCTAATGGCACATTGAGCCAGGAAGGAAATTACAAAAATGATAAAGCCGATGGCTACTTCGTTAATTATTATAGCAATGGAAATGTATCAAATGAAGGCTGGTATGTAGATGGTGATGCACAAGGAACATTTCTATATTATGACCTGTTAGGTAACAGAACCAGTAAACTCTACTACCTGGATGATAAAACACACGGTGTGTCTGAATACTATCATCCTAATGGCAAGCCTGATTACACAGAGTATTATGACAATGCATGGTTTAAAAAATTAGTACAATTTGACACCACTGGCAAGATCATCTCTTCTGCAGAATTGAATAAAGGAGAGTCCAAAGTAATTTTTAAACACTTCAACGGCAAAACATACATTGAGTGTTATTATAAAAATTATAAATTAAATGGTCAGTATAAGATCATTAATGGCGATGGTACTATTCGTAGCATCTTCTATTATAAAAACGGAGAAAGAGATAGTATTTATAAAGCATGGTATCCCAATGGAAAACTGCAAACTGAAGGTAATTATGTAAATGGAGAAAAAAGTGGTGAATGGAAATACTACTGGAGAAACGGGCAACTTTCTGAAACAGAAATTTATGATAACGGAAAATTGAACGGATTAGATATTCAGTATAATGAAGACGGATCTGTTGAAAAAGAAATGAATTTCAAAAAAGGTGATCTGCAGGGAGAGTATCGCATTTATGGAGATGCCAAACAATTAGCTGCTGTTCTTTATTATAAAGACGATGAATTATTAGGATACAGCTATGAAGATAAAAATGGTTCACTTGTGCCAATGATCGCTGTTCCAAGAGGAAGCGGACAGGTAACAGCTTATTACAAAAATGGCACTAAGAGTTTGGAAATGCGTTTCAATGAAAGTCTTGTAGATGGCGACCGTAACCTGTATTACAGCAATGGTAAAGCAAGGATCATTTCAAAACGTTCAATTGGTTGGGATAACGGCCCTAAAAAATTATTCTACCCTAGCGGTAAAATAATGAAAGAAGAAAATTACGTATACGGCAACCTGCATGGCAACTCCAAATATTATAATGAGAATGGCACGTTAATTTACGACATCAACTATTACAACGGCGATCTGCATGGTAGCTGCAAGTATTACGAAAATGGCAAATTGACAGAAAACCTGGTTTACTTTTATGGCATGTTGGAAGAAAAAAAATAA
- a CDS encoding peptide chain release factor 3, with protein sequence MKYINEINKRKTFAIISHPDAGKTTLTEKFLLFGGAIQTAGAVKSNKIKKHATSDFMEIERQRGISVATSVMTFEYDGHLINLLDTPGHKDFAEDTYRTLTAVDSVVLVIDSVNGVEAQTRRLMEVIAMRKTPVIVFINKMDRDGKNRFDLLEEIENELKINLHPMTVPINSGKDFKGVYDLHKKSLVLFTAGTKANDEDVLEIKDLNDAILNAKIGEKDADTLREDVELIDGVYGELNLDDYLSGKTAPVFFGSAVNNFGVREMLDTFIRIAPTPRPRHTTERDVTPEEEKFSGFIFKIHANLDPKHRDRIAFLRVCSGKFERNKYYKHVRLERDFRFSNPYSFLARQKDVIEEAFPGDVVGLFDTGNFKIGDTLTEGEKFYFTGIPSFSPEIFKEVQNKDPMKTKQLEKGLLQLTDEGVAQLFTQFGGTKKIIGCVGELQFEVIQYRLLQEYGASVQMNSLPFFKACWITSKDPKKLNDFIKFKQGNIAEDKDGHLVYLAQSEWFLNTERQNNPDIEFHFTSEVHK encoded by the coding sequence ATGAAGTATATCAACGAAATAAACAAGCGCAAGACATTTGCTATTATAAGTCACCCGGATGCCGGTAAAACTACCCTTACGGAAAAATTTCTATTGTTTGGGGGGGCTATACAGACAGCTGGTGCTGTAAAAAGTAATAAGATAAAGAAACATGCTACTTCCGATTTCATGGAGATTGAAAGGCAACGGGGTATTAGTGTTGCTACCAGTGTTATGACATTTGAATATGACGGGCATTTGATCAATTTACTGGATACTCCAGGGCATAAGGATTTTGCAGAAGATACCTATCGTACGCTGACTGCTGTAGATAGCGTTGTATTGGTAATTGATAGTGTAAACGGGGTGGAGGCACAGACAAGAAGGCTAATGGAAGTTATAGCCATGCGTAAAACGCCGGTAATTGTTTTCATTAATAAGATGGATAGGGATGGGAAAAATCGATTTGACCTGCTAGAAGAGATCGAAAATGAGTTAAAGATCAATCTTCATCCGATGACAGTACCCATTAACAGCGGTAAAGATTTTAAAGGAGTATACGATCTGCATAAAAAGAGCCTCGTTTTATTTACAGCTGGTACCAAGGCAAATGATGAGGACGTATTAGAAATTAAGGATCTGAACGATGCGATACTCAATGCAAAAATAGGGGAGAAAGATGCAGATACTTTACGAGAAGATGTTGAGCTGATCGATGGAGTTTATGGCGAATTGAATCTGGATGATTACCTGAGTGGAAAAACAGCTCCGGTATTTTTTGGTAGTGCCGTTAATAATTTTGGGGTGAGAGAAATGTTAGATACATTCATACGGATAGCACCTACACCTCGTCCCCGCCATACTACCGAACGTGATGTTACACCTGAAGAAGAAAAATTCAGCGGCTTTATTTTCAAGATACATGCTAACCTCGACCCTAAGCACAGAGACAGGATTGCCTTTTTAAGGGTTTGTAGCGGTAAGTTTGAACGCAACAAATATTACAAACACGTGAGGTTGGAAAGAGACTTTAGATTCAGTAATCCTTACAGTTTTTTGGCACGTCAAAAGGATGTGATCGAAGAGGCTTTTCCCGGAGATGTGGTAGGTTTATTTGATACAGGGAATTTCAAAATAGGGGATACATTGACAGAGGGAGAGAAATTTTATTTTACAGGAATACCTTCATTTTCACCTGAAATTTTTAAAGAAGTACAGAACAAAGATCCAATGAAAACCAAGCAATTAGAAAAAGGATTATTGCAATTAACTGATGAAGGGGTGGCGCAATTATTTACCCAGTTTGGTGGTACTAAGAAGATCATTGGTTGTGTGGGTGAGTTGCAATTTGAGGTAATTCAATACCGATTGTTGCAGGAGTATGGGGCGTCTGTGCAAATGAACAGTTTGCCGTTTTTTAAGGCATGTTGGATAACCAGTAAGGATCCCAAAAAGCTGAATGACTTTATCAAATTCAAGCAGGGGAACATAGCAGAAGATAAAGACGGTCATTTAGTTTACCTGGCACAGAGTGAATGGTTTTTGAATACCGAACGACAAAATAACCCGGATATTGAATTTCATTTCACCAGTGAGGTGCATAAGTAG